The genomic region AGTTTTTGTAATAGAACTACAAATTATACTTCTTTCCTCTGCTTCCTTGGATACACTACATATTGGAATATGTTTTTTAGATGGAAAAGTTAAATCACAATGTATCTCATCTGATATAATATACAAATCATATTTCTTACAAAATTCAACTATCTTTAATAATTCCCCATTACTAAAAACTCTTCCTGTTGGATTATGAGGGTTACAAAGCATAAATATTTTTGTTTTTTCAGTTACAACTTTTTCTAAATTATCAAAATCTATCTCATATCTATTGTTTCTTAGTATTAATGGACTTTCAATTAAATTTCTATTATTTTTTAAAACAACTTCTGTTAATGTAGGATAAGCAGGAGTATTTACTATAATATCATCTCCAATATTTGTCAATTCTTTAACAATAATATTTGCCCCTATCCCTACTCTAGGAGAATATATTATCCAATCTTTTTCTATTTTATAATCATGTCTTTTTTTATACCAATCTATAGTAGACTTATAATATGTATCTGGTAAAATTGTATAACCAAAAATTCCATGATTTACAATATCTAACATTTTATCAAGAATCTCTTTAGGAGATTTAAAATCCATATCAGCAACTGATAGTTCCAGTACATCTTCCCCTAATTTGTCCTTATGTTCATCCCATTTTGCACTATTTGTTCCAAATCTACAAATTATTTCATCATATCTACTCATAATTATCTCCCATCTATAATTATTATTTTATTTTTTCATGTTCTTTTAAATATTCTTGATATCTAGGGTCTGATTCATCTATTTTCGCTATAAATTTCCCTGTATATCCCCAGATAGTTGCAAATATACAACCTGAATAGCATAAAATTGCCCAAGGTAAATATTCTAAAGTTGGAACCCCTAAAGTTGTAGCCATATACACACCTGCTGCTGTCCACGGTACTAAAGGTTCTATAACTGTAGCTCCATCCTCCAATGTTCTTGAAAGGTTTTTAGGATCTAATTTTCTAGCTAAATAACTATTCTTAAACATTTCACCAGGAATTAATATTGATAATTGCCCATTAGATGTAACACATACTGCTGTAAAGCAAGATATTAATGTTGCAAGTATTAAACTTCCTGTTGATTTTACACTTTTTAAAACTCTTTCTAAAACTATATCTAAAGAACCATTAACAGATATTGTCCCTGCAAATCCATAGGCACAAAAAGCTATTAATACAGTTCCTAGCATTGAATTCATTCCACCTCTATTTAACAATCTTGGAATGTCTGCTATTACTGATGATGAATCTATTCCAGAAATCATAGAAATATTAAATCCACTTATTGTTGATTCAAAAGCTTGTTGCAAAGTAAAGTTTTGAAAAACAATTCCATTAAATAGCGCTATTGAACTTGATGTAAGCATTACTGGTATAGTTGGTTTTTTCTTAAAAGAACCATATAATACTAATATTGGAGGTAAAATAATTAAAGGATTCCATACAAACATCTTATCCAATGTTGATAATATTACTCCTACTTTTTCTGGAGTTGCTATTTCTGAACCAGGCATTCTTAAACCTACTATTATATAAACAATAGCTGACAAAATAAATGCTGGACCTGTTGTAAATATCATATGACCAATATGTTCGTATAAAGTTGTTCCTGCAGCTATTGGAGCTAGGTTAGTTGTATCTGATAAAGGTGACATTTTATCTCCAAAATATGCTCCAGAAACTATTGCCCCTGCAACTATTGGTAATGGCATATCCATTCCTGCAGCTACTCCCATAAGAGCTACACCAATTGTCCCAGCACTTCCCCATGAAGTTCCAGTACAAAGAGATACAAATGCTGTTACTACAAATGATGTGATAACTATAAACTTAGGATTTATTATTTTAAGTCCATAATATACCATCATAGGAATTGTTCCACCTAGCATCCAGCTTCCTATCAAAACCCCAACAATAATAAGTATTAATATTGCTGGCATTGTTTTTGAAAGTTTTCCAACTATTGAAGTCATAATATCTTCCCAAGTATAACCTAAATGAATTGCTATAATTCCTGCTATTCCTGCTGATATTAGCATTAATACTTCTGCTCTTAATCCATATCTTCCATAACCAACCCCTAATAATAATATCATTGAAATAATTGGTATCACTGCTTGTAAAAAACTTGGTTTCTTTTTCATTGTCTCACCCTCCTAATTATTTATAAAATTCACACATCATTGGATACAGTTTTCTAAATTTCTTATATTTTTTATTGTAAATTTTTACTTTCTCTTCATTTGGAAATATTTCTTCAGTAACTTTAATTAAAGAATCACAAGCTACATTTACACTCTCATATTTTCCATCCCCAACAGCTGCTATTATACTTGCTCCAAAGGCTGGACCTTCTATTGAATTTACAATCTCAACTTTCAAATTAAAAACATTGGAAATTATTTCTCTCCATAATTTATTTTTAGCTCCTCCACCACTGAGTCTAATAATATTTCCTTTAACTTTCATTTCCTTTAATATTTCATAAGAATCTCTTAGGGCAAAAGTAACTCCTTCTAAAACAGCCTTTGTCATATCTCCTCTTTTGTCCATTGCACTAAGACCAACAAAAGAACCTCTTATATTAGAATCATTATGAGGAGTTCTTTCCCCTACTAAATAAGGCATAAAGTATATACTTTCATTTTCTGATTTACAAGCTTCTTCCATTAAAACCTTATAGTCATGAGTTTTATTTATATTTTCAGCCCACCATTTTAAACAAGAAGCTGCTGAAAGAATTACTCCCATTTGATGATATTTAGAAGCTGAATTACAAAAAGAATGTACCCTAGCCCCATTATCAAATGTATATTTATCACTATTTGAAAAAACTACACCTGATGTACCAAGGGAAACTGATAAATTTTCTTCACTAACAACCCCAAGTCCAACAGCTCCAATAGCTTGATCTCCACCACCTATAACTATTTTAACATCTTCATTTAATCCTAGTTCATCTGATATTTTCTTTGATAAAGTCCCTACACTTTCATAAGATTCATATACCTTTGGTAATTTACTTTCATCTATACCAGCTATTTTTAACATTTCACATGACCATTTTCTATTTTTAACATCTAACATTAATGTTCCAGATGCATCACTTACATCTGTTGCAAAATTACCACTTAATTTGTATGCAACATAATCCTTTGGTAACATTATTTTTGATATTTTATTAAATGCATGTGGTTCATTATTTTTCATCCAAAGAATTTTAGGAAGAGTAAATCCAGTAAGTGCAATATTTCCAGTTAAGTTTATTAATTTTTCTTTTCCTATAACATTATTTAAATATTCACATTCTTTCTCAGTTCTCTGATCACACCAAAGCATTGCAGGTCTAATAACTTCATTCTCTTCATCTAAGACAACAAGACCATGCATTTGTCCACTGAAACTTATTGCTTTTACCCTATTTTCATAACCAACTATTAATTCCTTTAAAGATTCAATAGTTTTTTCATACCAGTCACTAGGATGTTGTTCTATCCAACTATCCTTTACAAAAATAAGGGGATATTCCCTTGAAGATGTTCTTATAACTTCTCCAAGGGAATCCATTAGTAAAGTCTTAACTGATGAAGTTCCTATGTCTATTCCAATATACATGTTATTCACCTATCCTAAGATATACTGATTTAATATCATTTCTAATTTTTCTTGATTTCCAGAAGTATTTTTTATTTCTTTCAAACCTAGAGCATAGTCAGACAGTTC from Fusobacterium sp. IOR10 harbors:
- a CDS encoding MalY/PatB family protein, translating into MSRYDEIICRFGTNSAKWDEHKDKLGEDVLELSVADMDFKSPKEILDKMLDIVNHGIFGYTILPDTYYKSTIDWYKKRHDYKIEKDWIIYSPRVGIGANIIVKELTNIGDDIIVNTPAYPTLTEVVLKNNRNLIESPLILRNNRYEIDFDNLEKVVTEKTKIFMLCNPHNPTGRVFSNGELLKIVEFCKKYDLYIISDEIHCDLTFPSKKHIPICSVSKEAEERSIICSSITKTFNVPGIITSNLIIPNKEIREKILAAFDRAVIHNPNIFGAAITEVAYNDCEYWLNDTMEYTIENRNYLNKYLEKYIPKLKLIDSEGTYLAWVNFENTGIDDDELQKLFIEKARVNVYMGSHFGEVGKGYIRVNLATPRKNIEKFLKNIEKSLNIYYNKKKEGL
- the nhaC gene encoding Na+/H+ antiporter NhaC, encoding MKKKPSFLQAVIPIISMILLLGVGYGRYGLRAEVLMLISAGIAGIIAIHLGYTWEDIMTSIVGKLSKTMPAILILIIVGVLIGSWMLGGTIPMMVYYGLKIINPKFIVITSFVVTAFVSLCTGTSWGSAGTIGVALMGVAAGMDMPLPIVAGAIVSGAYFGDKMSPLSDTTNLAPIAAGTTLYEHIGHMIFTTGPAFILSAIVYIIVGLRMPGSEIATPEKVGVILSTLDKMFVWNPLIILPPILVLYGSFKKKPTIPVMLTSSSIALFNGIVFQNFTLQQAFESTISGFNISMISGIDSSSVIADIPRLLNRGGMNSMLGTVLIAFCAYGFAGTISVNGSLDIVLERVLKSVKSTGSLILATLISCFTAVCVTSNGQLSILIPGEMFKNSYLARKLDPKNLSRTLEDGATVIEPLVPWTAAGVYMATTLGVPTLEYLPWAILCYSGCIFATIWGYTGKFIAKIDESDPRYQEYLKEHEKIK
- the xylB gene encoding xylulokinase codes for the protein MYIGIDIGTSSVKTLLMDSLGEVIRTSSREYPLIFVKDSWIEQHPSDWYEKTIESLKELIVGYENRVKAISFSGQMHGLVVLDEENEVIRPAMLWCDQRTEKECEYLNNVIGKEKLINLTGNIALTGFTLPKILWMKNNEPHAFNKISKIMLPKDYVAYKLSGNFATDVSDASGTLMLDVKNRKWSCEMLKIAGIDESKLPKVYESYESVGTLSKKISDELGLNEDVKIVIGGGDQAIGAVGLGVVSEENLSVSLGTSGVVFSNSDKYTFDNGARVHSFCNSASKYHQMGVILSAASCLKWWAENINKTHDYKVLMEEACKSENESIYFMPYLVGERTPHNDSNIRGSFVGLSAMDKRGDMTKAVLEGVTFALRDSYEILKEMKVKGNIIRLSGGGAKNKLWREIISNVFNLKVEIVNSIEGPAFGASIIAAVGDGKYESVNVACDSLIKVTEEIFPNEEKVKIYNKKYKKFRKLYPMMCEFYK